In Peromyscus maniculatus bairdii isolate BWxNUB_F1_BW_parent chromosome 21, HU_Pman_BW_mat_3.1, whole genome shotgun sequence, one DNA window encodes the following:
- the LOC143269967 gene encoding uncharacterized protein LOC143269967: protein MGQTVTTPLSLTLDHWSDVKTRANNEGVVIKKKKWITLCEADWVRMDVGWPRQGTFNLSLISQVEGKVFASSPHGHPDQVPYIAMWRLLTTEPPPWVKPFLFPSAPRQQQRSPSPLPPAPPSSSLYPVLPRKDSPKAPVLPPDPNSPLIDLLTEDPPPYPGNRAPEGPTAPAEVPEQPLRREREDETPAPSPIAGRLRGKRDEPAKESRAFPLREGPNHQLQYWPFSASDLYNWKQHNPPFSKDPVALTNLIESILVTHKPTWEDCQQLLQTLLTVEEKQRVFLEARKRVPGDDGRPTQLPNIIDAAFPLTRPNWDFATPEGREHLRLYRQLLLAGLRGAARRPTNLAQVRNVTQGKEETPAAFLERLREAYRMYTPYDPEDPGQAPGVILSFIYQSNPDIRAKLQRLEGLHSLSLSDLLREAEKVFNKRETPKEREERLWQRQEERDKKRHREITKVLATAVSQGQVSEGVRTRDRRRTPLDKDQCAYCKERGHWACDCPKKPQGSRRPKSRATDLLNLED, encoded by the exons atgggacagactgtcaccacccccttgagcctcacgcTTGaccactggtcagacgtaaagacacgagccaacaacgaaggagtcgtaattaagaagaaaaaatggatcactctttgcgaggccgattgggtcagaatggatgtaggatggcctcgtcagggaacctttaatctcagtcttatttcacaggtggagggaaaagtttttgcttccagtccccatggccacccggaccaggtcccatacattgccatgtggagactcctgacaacagaacctcccccgtgggttaagccgtttctcttcccctcagccccccggcagcagcagcgctcgccgt CACCGCTCCCTCccgcccctccttcctcctccctttaccctgtTCTCCCACGAAAGGATTCCCCTAAGGCTCCTGTCCTCCCCCCAGACCCCAATTCACCTCTTATTGACCTCCTAACAGAGGacccaccaccatacccagggaATCGGGCACCGGAGGGACCGACGGCCCCCGCGGAGGTGCCTGAACAGCCtctaaggagagagagggaagatgagaCTCCGGctccctccccaattgccggtcgcctacgaggaaagCGCGACGAGCCAGCCAAGGAGTCCAGAGCCTTTCCCCTTAGGGAAGGTCCTAACCACCAGCTCCAATACTGGCCGTTCtcagcctctgacctctacaactggaaacaacataatccTCCTTTCTCTAAGGACCCTGTTGCCTTGACTAACCTGATTGAGTCCATTTTAGTGACCCACAAGCCCACTTGGGAAGATTGTCAGCAGTTACTGCAGACCCTCCTGACGGTGGAGGAAAAGCAGCGGGTCTTCCTGGAGGCTCGGAAGCGGGTTCCAGGAGACGATGGAAGACCCACCCAATTGCCTAATATCATTGACgcagcctttcccctcacccgCCCGAACTGGGACTTCGCGACCCCAGAAGGTAGGGAGcacctacgtctctatcgccagttgctcttggcGGGTCTCCGAGGGGCGGCTAGACGCCCTACCAATCTGGCCCAGGTTAGAAATGTAacccagggaaaggaggaaacgCCGGCAGCGTTCTTAGAAAGGCTTAGAGAGGCATATAGAATGTATACCCCGTACGAtccagaagatccaggacaggcgccgggTGTCATACTGTCTTTCATCTATCAGTCAAATCCAGATATAAGGGCCAAGTTACAGAGACTAGAAGGATTGCATTCACTCAGTTTGTCAGATTTattgagagaggcagaaaaagtgtttaataagagagaaactcccaAAGAGCGGGAAGAGAGattatggcagaggcaggaagagagagataaaaagcgTCATAGGGAAATAactaaagtcctggccactgcagtgtctcagggacaggtcagcgaGGGAGTTAGGACGAGAGATCGGAGAAGGACACCGCTTGACAAagaccagtgtgcttactgtaaagagagaggacattgggcttgTGACTGCCCAaagaagcctcaagggtctcggagacctaagtcAAGGGCCACGGACctcctcaatctggaggattag